The Candidatus Latescibacterota bacterium sequence GTGGTGAAGAGATCGAGATACCAGTGGACCTGGTCGTCCTGGTCACAGGCATGATTCCGGCGGATAACACCGAGTTGACATCGATACTGAGGCTTCCGCTGGGAACTGACAGGTTCTACAACGAGATACATACTAAACTACGTCCCGTGGAGACTGTGATAGCCGGTGTTTATCTGGCAGGGAGCTGCCAGTCGCCGAAGAATTCGACCGAGTCTGTCATCTGTTCACTCTCAGCTGTCTCAAAGGCGGCGTCGCTTCTGGTAAAGGGTTATGTCGATCTTCAGCCTTTCGTGGCATTCGTGAGGAACGGACTCTGTAGCTGGTGCGGTGAATGCGAGCCTGCCTGCCCCTATGGCGCCATTTCGAAGATAGAGGAGGACGGTAGGGAGATAGCTTACGTTACAGACGTCCTGTGTACCGGCTGTGGCGCCTGCCTGCCGGTATGTTCGAAGGACGCCCTGCAGCTCAAGGGGTTCACCGATGAACAGGTCATGTCGATGATAGAGGGATTTGCCAGGGAGGTCGAAGGTGTCTGACAGGATCGAAAAGGCCTTTCCCGAGAGCATCGAGATATCAGGTAAGAGGAAAGAGATGTCCAGGATGGAGTCAGCCATGAGGGGACCCATACTGGAAGCATTGAAACCCGGGCCGATGACTGTTCCCGAGGTCGCTGAGGCGATAGGAGCAGAGACCCACGAGACGATGCGCTGGATGATGGGTTGCTGGAGATACGGGTATATCACGGCGACCGGCGAAGTCACAGACGAGGGCTATTACAAGTATGCTCTCGCGGTGAGGGATTAGAGAGATGCAGAAAGTCGACCGGAATATTCGGAAAAAGGTAAAGGAGCTGGGAGCCTTCGATATGGAGGCCTGCTACAGCTGTGGCAACTGCAGCGCCATCTGTCCCCTTTCGGAAGGCGATGTCTCCTTTCCAAGAAAGATGATAAGGTACTCGCTGCTTGGCCTGCAGGAGAAACTCGTGTCCTCGCCTGAGCCCTGGTTCTGTTACTACTGTGGCGAATGCAGCGACACATGCCCGAGGGAGGCAGATCCCGGCGGCCTCATGATGGCCCTTAGAAGGTTCGCGATAAGGAAGTATTCTTTCGGAAAGATCGCTGACCTCTTCTACTCTTCTTTCGCTTCAGGAGCGGCATGGATATTTCTCACTCTTGTTGCGTTAATGCTGATAGTCTTCTATTACGACCGATCCATGAATCTCGAGGAAGTCGAATTCCTCTCCTTCATGTCCCTTGAGCACATACATAACGCAGGGGTGACCTTCGGATGGTTCCTGTCCGTGGCCCTTGCGCTGAACCTCACAATCATGGTCAGGGCACTTACCTTCAGGGGGCGGAAGAAACCAAAACTGAAGGACCTGGCCTCTTCTTTCATTCCCGTAGTGCGTGAAGCCCTGTTGCAGAGAAGGACTACAAAATGCGAAGGGGACAGGAAGAGGTACTGGGCACATATGGGAGTCTTCTGGGGATTTGCCGGAATGTTTCTCGCCACCATCCTGGTCATGGGGATAGATTACGAGTATCTTGGGATCAGCAGGTCGATACCGTTCATCCTGGGCTCTGTTTTCGGGGTGTTGACTCTTGTCGGCACATCCTACTTTATATACCTCAGGGCGGGCAGGAAAGGATGGCCTTTCAAGAGGTCTCATCCTTCGGACTGGATATTCCTGGTGCTGATCGTACTTTCCGTCTCGAGCGGGTTTGTAATGGATCTTTTCAAGGTCCTCGAGATGCCGAGAGCAGCTTACATCACATTTGCTTTTCATCTGATTGCCGTATTCGACTTGCTCGTTTCGTTGCCATTTACCAAGTTTGCACACATGATATATCGCCCTATGGCCCTTTGGCTTGCGGGCATTAGATAAACTAAAATATCAAGTAGTGGTGCCCTTCGTGCGGGCATCAGGCCTGTCCGGGGGAAAGCCTGACAGGGAGAGCCGGTTTAGATCACCGGACATGTAATGACAGGAGGAAAGTTATGGAGGAAAACGTACGGGAAAAGGCCAGTCTTGTCGTTTTAAGCGGCGACATGGACAAGGTGATGGGTGCATTTATCATCGCCAACGGAGCTGCGGCATTCGATATGGATGTCACGATGTTCTTCACCTTCTGGGGACTTAAAGCCCTGCAGAAAGGTAACCTCACAGGGAAGAGTTTCTTCGGCCGGATGCTCGGTCTGATGAACAGGGGAGGAGCCGACAGGCTGGGTCCCTCGAAGTTTAATTTCGGCGGGATCGGACGCTGGATGTTCAAGAAGATGATGAAGGATCAGAATGTCATGTCGTTGCCGAAACTGATCGAGCAGGCAAAGGAGCAGGGAGTAAGACTGGTTGCCTGCGAGATGAGCATGAACGTGATGGAGATCGCCAAGGGAGATTTCATCGAGGGAGTGGAGATAGGTGGAGTCGCCACTTTTA is a genomic window containing:
- a CDS encoding 4Fe-4S dicluster domain-containing protein yields the protein MQKVDRNIRKKVKELGAFDMEACYSCGNCSAICPLSEGDVSFPRKMIRYSLLGLQEKLVSSPEPWFCYYCGECSDTCPREADPGGLMMALRRFAIRKYSFGKIADLFYSSFASGAAWIFLTLVALMLIVFYYDRSMNLEEVEFLSFMSLEHIHNAGVTFGWFLSVALALNLTIMVRALTFRGRKKPKLKDLASSFIPVVREALLQRRTTKCEGDRKRYWAHMGVFWGFAGMFLATILVMGIDYEYLGISRSIPFILGSVFGVLTLVGTSYFIYLRAGRKGWPFKRSHPSDWIFLVLIVLSVSSGFVMDLFKVLEMPRAAYITFAFHLIAVFDLLVSLPFTKFAHMIYRPMALWLAGIR
- a CDS encoding DsrE/DsrF/DrsH-like family protein, with translation MEENVREKASLVVLSGDMDKVMGAFIIANGAAAFDMDVTMFFTFWGLKALQKGNLTGKSFFGRMLGLMNRGGADRLGPSKFNFGGIGRWMFKKMMKDQNVMSLPKLIEQAKEQGVRLVACEMSMNVMEIAKGDFIEGVEIGGVATFISEASDSNFSLFI